A genome region from Pseudomonas helmanticensis includes the following:
- a CDS encoding sterol desaturase/SRPBCC family protein — translation MRQTTEAFRSRYRAAIHPLYNPWLHGAFVLLFGVLAIGAFWSSVHQVNWLEWLTVPLTLLFFNFGVYTVHRHLGHHKKAFAKLFYARHAGDHHSFFTPGHMTYDSARDWRVILFPAWLIVVHTLLITLPLWWLFAQFNGNVAGLFGGCMVLGYLTYEVFHAGEHLPPSNPLTRLPWIRQMRRLHELHHRRERMQERNFNIVLPLMDYLFGTLYWEPEPAPLSYSRMPMTRMQHQIDIAGEPVAVLAYAASVSRWPEWHPSSLRIVGAQGPLHAGAHFEEDINAGGREGHLRWEVTEYLPGRRWCARAQGDHGLSLLLTYECAAEAGGTRFVRTLDYRFDGLGMRIANQLLLKRRIDRESAASMLALRDMATQYLAAARASA, via the coding sequence GTGAGGCAGACCACCGAGGCATTTCGCAGCCGCTACCGCGCGGCCATTCATCCGCTGTACAACCCGTGGCTGCATGGCGCTTTTGTGCTGCTGTTCGGTGTGTTGGCCATCGGCGCGTTCTGGAGCAGCGTGCACCAGGTCAACTGGCTGGAATGGCTGACAGTGCCGCTGACGCTGTTGTTCTTCAACTTCGGCGTGTACACGGTGCATCGCCATCTCGGCCATCACAAAAAAGCCTTTGCCAAACTGTTCTACGCACGCCACGCCGGCGACCATCACAGCTTTTTCACCCCCGGCCACATGACTTACGACAGCGCTCGCGACTGGCGGGTGATTTTGTTTCCGGCATGGCTGATCGTCGTCCACACGCTGCTGATCACTTTGCCGTTGTGGTGGCTGTTCGCGCAGTTCAACGGCAACGTCGCCGGGCTGTTTGGCGGTTGCATGGTGCTCGGTTACCTGACTTATGAAGTGTTTCATGCCGGCGAACACCTGCCGCCGAGCAACCCGCTGACGCGCCTGCCGTGGATCCGTCAGATGCGCCGCCTGCACGAACTGCATCACCGTCGCGAGCGCATGCAGGAGCGCAATTTCAATATCGTCCTGCCGTTGATGGACTACCTGTTCGGCACCCTGTACTGGGAACCGGAGCCCGCCCCTTTGAGCTATTCGAGAATGCCCATGACCCGCATGCAGCACCAGATCGATATCGCCGGCGAACCGGTTGCCGTGCTCGCCTACGCGGCCAGCGTCAGTCGCTGGCCGGAATGGCACCCGTCGTCCTTGCGAATCGTCGGCGCACAAGGTCCGCTGCACGCCGGAGCGCATTTCGAAGAGGACATCAATGCTGGCGGACGCGAAGGTCATTTGCGCTGGGAAGTCACGGAGTACCTGCCCGGCCGACGCTGGTGCGCGCGGGCTCAGGGCGATCATGGTTTGTCGTTGCTGCTGACTTACGAGTGCGCGGCCGAGGCTGGCGGTACGCGGTTTGTGCGCACGCTGGATTACCGCTTTGACGGCCTCGGCATGCGCATTGCCAATCAGTTGTTGCTGAAGCGGCGCATCGATCGCGAATCGGCCGCCTCGATGCTGGCGCTGCGCGACATGGCCACGCAATACCTGGCTGCGGCGAGGGCCAGCGCGTGA
- a CDS encoding SMP-30/gluconolactonase/LRE family protein produces the protein MPTRVEPVAWTPQPAPSLTAGVYAENQRLKAVAQVGPGDIEGPEALLLEEDFLITGLHDGRLIRTSLDGTQRKVLADTGGRPLGLARHPNGLLVIADGVKGLLSLDAQGQLIALTKSANGVDFGFTDDVAIDKSGHYAYFSDASSRWGYGHDGEAIIEHGGDGRLLRYDFQSGKTSVLLDKLEFANGVTLGPDDAYVLVNETGAYRISRYWLSGPKAGTHDLFIDNLPGLPDNLAFNGSNRFWVALYAPRNALLDATAGHPFVRKMIVRALSVLPKPVEKRGFALGLDLNGKVIANLQDASSGNYSPITTVREYGQWLYFGSLKATHMARMPLDAALE, from the coding sequence ATGCCGACCAGAGTCGAACCGGTGGCCTGGACGCCGCAGCCGGCACCTTCGTTGACGGCGGGTGTCTACGCCGAAAACCAGCGCCTCAAAGCCGTGGCGCAGGTCGGGCCGGGCGATATCGAAGGCCCGGAAGCGTTGTTGCTGGAAGAGGACTTCCTGATCACCGGCCTGCATGACGGCCGACTGATTCGCACCAGCCTCGACGGCACGCAGCGCAAGGTGCTGGCCGATACCGGCGGGCGGCCGCTCGGTCTCGCGCGCCATCCCAACGGGTTGCTGGTGATTGCCGATGGCGTCAAAGGTTTGCTGTCTCTGGATGCTCAGGGACAGTTGATAGCGCTGACCAAGAGTGCCAATGGCGTCGACTTCGGTTTTACCGATGACGTCGCCATCGATAAATCCGGGCATTACGCCTATTTCAGCGATGCTTCCAGCCGCTGGGGCTACGGTCATGACGGCGAGGCCATCATCGAGCATGGCGGCGACGGGCGCCTGCTGCGCTATGACTTTCAGAGCGGTAAAACCAGCGTGTTGCTGGACAAGCTGGAGTTCGCCAACGGCGTGACCCTCGGCCCGGATGACGCCTATGTGCTGGTCAATGAAACCGGCGCCTATCGCATCAGCCGTTACTGGCTGAGCGGGCCGAAAGCCGGCACCCATGATCTGTTTATCGACAACCTGCCCGGGTTGCCGGACAACCTCGCGTTCAATGGCAGCAACCGTTTTTGGGTGGCGTTGTATGCGCCGCGCAACGCCCTGCTCGATGCCACTGCCGGGCACCCCTTCGTGCGCAAGATGATTGTGCGGGCGTTGAGCGTGCTGCCGAAACCGGTGGAGAAGCGCGGGTTTGCGCTGGGGCTGGATCTGAACGGCAAGGTGATTGCCAATCTGCAGGATGCGAGCAGCGGCAATTACTCGCCGATTACCACGGTGCGCGAGTATGGGCAGTGGTTGTATTTCGGCTCGCTGAAGGCGACGCATATGGCGCGGATGCCGTTGGATGCGGCCCTTGAGTGA
- a CDS encoding YdcH family protein, with protein MPVTHDLLQDLKLTKEEIQQKRTADPHLDALINKYSQADADVVKAETATSDAPSDDTLKKLKEKRLQVKDKIVEQLQART; from the coding sequence ATGCCGGTGACCCATGATTTGTTACAGGATTTGAAACTGACGAAGGAAGAGATCCAGCAAAAACGCACCGCGGATCCACATCTGGACGCACTGATCAACAAGTATTCCCAGGCAGACGCCGACGTCGTCAAGGCCGAGACGGCGACTTCGGATGCGCCCAGCGACGACACGCTGAAAAAACTCAAAGAGAAGCGCTTGCAAGTCAAAGACAAGATCGTCGAGCAACTGCAGGCCCGTACCTGA
- a CDS encoding DUF4142 domain-containing protein → MDGFKLRHLVLAVALSSGMGSAFAATDNDFVDNAAAGGIAEIEASRLALEKSSSADIKAFANMMITDHGKANDELASIAKANDIEVPDSTTLVKQAKEKILDMRDESFDAAYANNQVKAHEETIELFKKQANTVTDDKVKGATELKGFAQKMLPGLEKHLAAAKELQAKHPSK, encoded by the coding sequence ATGGACGGATTCAAACTGCGTCATCTGGTTCTGGCTGTCGCTTTGAGCAGCGGCATGGGCAGTGCTTTCGCCGCCACTGACAACGATTTTGTCGATAACGCCGCCGCCGGCGGGATTGCCGAGATCGAAGCGAGCCGTCTGGCCCTGGAAAAAAGTTCGTCAGCCGACATCAAGGCTTTCGCCAACATGATGATCACCGACCATGGCAAGGCCAACGACGAGCTGGCCAGCATTGCCAAGGCCAACGACATCGAAGTCCCGGACAGCACGACGCTGGTCAAGCAGGCCAAGGAAAAGATCCTCGACATGCGCGATGAATCCTTCGATGCGGCCTACGCCAACAACCAGGTCAAGGCCCACGAAGAAACCATCGAGTTGTTCAAGAAACAAGCCAACACCGTGACCGACGACAAGGTCAAAGGCGCCACCGAACTCAAGGGCTTCGCGCAGAAAATGCTCCCGGGGCTGGAAAAACACCTGGCGGCAGCGAAAGAGCTGCAAGCCAAACATCCGAGCAAATAA
- a CDS encoding STAS domain-containing protein has protein sequence MAALQNSTLDALKKQQTQLLNEWISGLEASGATRNLKDHDIQQQTTEFLQLVVSGIENDNGTNIGAPGWESTRQFLEKLSHSRALLGQDSQQTASFIFALKGPLFNLLQAHYKEQPALLAEQLWEVSELLDAFGLHTIRTFQKSREAVIKRQQEELLELSTPVVKLWDGVLALPMIGTLDSQRTQVVMESLLQRIVDTGSEIAIIDITGVPTVDTLVAQHLLKTVTAIRLMGADCIISGVRPQIAQTIVHLGLDLQGVVTKANLADALKLALTRLGISLVKTV, from the coding sequence ATGGCAGCACTGCAGAACAGCACCCTCGACGCGCTGAAAAAACAACAAACGCAACTGCTGAACGAATGGATCAGCGGCCTCGAAGCCAGCGGCGCCACGCGCAACCTCAAGGATCACGACATCCAGCAACAGACTACCGAGTTCCTGCAGCTGGTGGTCAGTGGCATCGAGAACGACAATGGCACCAACATCGGCGCACCGGGATGGGAAAGCACCCGCCAGTTTCTCGAAAAGCTCTCGCACAGTCGCGCCCTGCTCGGCCAGGACTCGCAACAGACCGCGAGCTTCATCTTTGCCCTCAAAGGCCCGCTGTTCAATCTGCTGCAAGCGCACTACAAAGAACAACCGGCGTTGCTCGCTGAACAACTCTGGGAAGTCTCGGAGCTGCTCGATGCATTCGGCCTGCACACCATCCGTACTTTCCAGAAATCCCGCGAGGCGGTGATCAAGCGTCAGCAGGAAGAACTGCTGGAACTGTCGACCCCGGTGGTCAAACTGTGGGACGGCGTGCTGGCGCTGCCGATGATCGGCACCCTCGACTCACAACGCACGCAAGTGGTGATGGAGTCGTTGCTGCAACGTATCGTCGACACCGGTTCGGAAATCGCCATCATCGATATCACCGGCGTGCCGACCGTTGATACCCTCGTCGCCCAGCACCTGCTGAAAACCGTCACCGCGATCCGCCTGATGGGCGCTGACTGCATCATCAGCGGCGTGCGCCCGCAAATCGCGCAGACCATCGTCCACCTCGGCCTCGACCTGCAAGGCGTGGTGACCAAGGCCAATCTGGCCGACGCGCTGAAACTGGCGTTGACCCGCCTGGGTATCAGCCTCGTCAAGACGGTTTAA
- a CDS encoding STAS domain-containing protein yields MERIPILQMGDFLLVTIQVDMHDQLALTLQDDLSERISKTSARGVLIDISALDMVDSFIGRMIGTISGLSKIMDAETVLVGMQPAVAITLVELGMTLPGVSTALNVERGMKLLRERVLQQ; encoded by the coding sequence ATGGAACGTATCCCGATTCTTCAAATGGGCGACTTCCTGCTGGTGACCATCCAGGTCGACATGCATGACCAACTCGCCCTGACCCTGCAGGACGACTTGTCCGAACGCATCAGCAAAACCTCGGCGCGCGGGGTGTTGATCGACATCTCGGCGCTGGACATGGTCGACTCGTTCATCGGCCGGATGATCGGCACGATTTCCGGCCTGTCGAAAATCATGGACGCCGAGACTGTATTGGTCGGTATGCAACCAGCGGTCGCGATCACCCTGGTTGAACTCGGTATGACCCTGCCCGGCGTCAGCACCGCCCTTAACGTCGAGCGCGGGATGAAACTGCTGCGGGAACGAGTATTGCAACAATGA
- a CDS encoding anti-sigma regulatory factor — MTVRSSGTQPIHIEQDVVLARQTARKLATECGMRLIDLTKMVTAVSELARNTMVYGGGGDMDWQILDEDHKVGLRLTFRDEGPGIADIKLAMTDGWTSGSGMGLGLTGAKRLVEEFELDTEPGKGTRITITRWT, encoded by the coding sequence ATGACCGTGCGCAGTAGCGGTACTCAACCCATTCATATCGAGCAAGACGTGGTGCTGGCGCGCCAGACTGCGCGCAAGCTGGCCACCGAATGCGGCATGCGCCTGATCGACTTGACCAAAATGGTCACGGCCGTCAGCGAACTGGCGCGCAACACCATGGTTTACGGTGGTGGCGGCGACATGGACTGGCAAATTCTCGATGAGGACCACAAAGTCGGTCTGCGCCTGACGTTTCGCGATGAAGGCCCGGGCATTGCCGATATCAAACTGGCGATGACCGACGGCTGGACGTCCGGCAGCGGCATGGGGCTGGGCCTGACCGGTGCGAAACGGCTGGTCGAAGAGTTCGAACTCGACACCGAGCCCGGCAAAGGCACGCGCATAACGATCACCCGATGGACATGA
- a CDS encoding ATP-binding protein — translation MNIVGSLTQVLPIEDSSQIGHARRTAQQLAEQHGFDERDAGRVALVATELASNVLKHATHGELHLRALPRPAGFGIEMLAVDRAQGFDLQACLADGFSTGGTQGIGLGAISRLTEVFDVYADARGAVLLARLYPRTDREPDIRYGVSQHSLHDDPACGDVWYLAYEGASISALVIDGLGHGEEAERAGRAGAKAFALTPFADPVMLMEDMHRDMIGTRGGAVAFTQFDGRRDSLTFAGVGNIGASLIAADKSRGLASHPGIVGVQYRKARPFDYAHVNGHLLIMYSDGLQSRWNLQDYPGLVHRHPAVIASVLHRDFSRGRDDATVLVVALEAAHG, via the coding sequence ATGAATATCGTTGGGTCGCTGACCCAGGTTCTGCCGATCGAAGACAGCAGCCAGATCGGTCATGCCCGCCGCACCGCGCAGCAACTCGCCGAACAGCATGGCTTTGATGAGCGTGATGCCGGGCGTGTCGCTTTGGTCGCCACTGAACTGGCGAGCAACGTGCTCAAACACGCCACGCACGGCGAACTGCATCTACGCGCATTACCTCGGCCCGCCGGTTTCGGCATCGAAATGCTCGCAGTCGATCGTGCGCAGGGTTTTGATCTGCAGGCGTGCCTGGCCGACGGGTTTTCCACCGGCGGCACACAAGGCATCGGCCTCGGCGCGATATCGCGGCTGACCGAGGTGTTCGATGTCTACGCCGATGCCCGTGGCGCGGTGTTGTTGGCACGCCTTTACCCGCGCACCGACCGCGAACCGGACATCCGCTATGGCGTCAGTCAGCATTCGTTGCACGACGATCCGGCGTGCGGTGACGTCTGGTACCTGGCGTATGAAGGCGCCAGCATCAGCGCCCTGGTGATCGACGGCCTCGGTCATGGCGAGGAAGCCGAGCGCGCCGGTCGCGCCGGGGCGAAAGCCTTTGCCCTGACGCCGTTTGCCGATCCGGTGATGTTGATGGAAGACATGCACCGCGACATGATCGGCACCCGTGGCGGCGCCGTTGCGTTCACCCAGTTCGACGGCCGGCGCGATAGCCTGACGTTCGCCGGTGTCGGCAACATTGGCGCCAGCCTGATTGCCGCCGACAAATCGCGCGGGCTGGCCTCGCATCCAGGTATCGTCGGCGTGCAATACCGAAAAGCCCGGCCCTTTGACTATGCTCACGTGAACGGACATCTATTGATCATGTACAGCGACGGCTTGCAGTCCCGTTGGAATCTACAAGACTACCCCGGCCTGGTGCACCGCCATCCCGCCGTGATAGCCAGCGTCCTGCACCGCGATTTCAGTCGCGGGCGTGACGATGCAACGGTGCTGGTCGTTGCCCTGGAGGCCGCCCATGGCTGA
- a CDS encoding sensor histidine kinase: MAESPILSSAEQTALIAQLQSETAALREELDETNQGVLALYAELDIQAEELRQASDLKSRFLSYMSHEFRTPLGSILSINSLLADELDGPLSPEQHKQVAFVSTAARELSDMVDDLLDLAKIEAGRITISPAWFDMFDLFSALRGMFRPIVDASAVDLIFEEPIGLPRLYTDDKKLAQILRNFISNSLKFTTRGEVRVSAQLEGADKVRFAVSDTGIGIAPELHGALFEDFSQVDSPLQKRLRGTGLGLSLCKRFAALLGGEVGLESTPGVGSTFFVIIPLAIALENVDET, translated from the coding sequence ATGGCTGAGTCGCCCATTTTGAGCAGCGCTGAACAGACCGCGCTGATTGCGCAGTTGCAGAGCGAAACTGCGGCCCTGCGCGAAGAACTCGATGAGACCAATCAGGGCGTGCTGGCCCTGTACGCCGAACTCGACATACAGGCCGAAGAGCTGCGCCAGGCTTCGGACTTGAAGAGCCGTTTCCTGTCGTACATGAGCCATGAATTCCGCACGCCACTGGGTTCGATCCTGAGCATCAACAGCCTGCTCGCCGATGAACTCGACGGCCCGCTCAGCCCGGAACAGCACAAGCAGGTGGCGTTCGTCAGCACGGCGGCGCGCGAGCTCAGCGACATGGTCGATGACTTGCTCGATCTGGCCAAGATCGAGGCCGGGCGCATCACCATCTCACCGGCATGGTTCGACATGTTCGACCTGTTTTCCGCGTTGCGCGGGATGTTCCGGCCGATTGTCGATGCGAGCGCCGTCGACCTGATTTTCGAAGAGCCGATCGGCCTGCCGCGTCTGTACACCGACGACAAGAAACTCGCGCAGATCCTGCGTAATTTCATTTCCAACTCGCTGAAGTTCACCACCCGTGGCGAAGTGCGGGTCTCCGCACAGCTTGAAGGTGCGGATAAAGTGCGCTTTGCCGTCAGCGACACAGGAATCGGTATCGCGCCGGAGCTGCATGGCGCATTGTTCGAAGACTTTTCCCAGGTCGACTCGCCGTTGCAGAAACGTCTGCGCGGCACCGGCCTGGGCTTGTCCCTGTGTAAACGCTTTGCCGCCCTGCTCGGTGGTGAAGTCGGGCTGGAAAGCACGCCGGGGGTCGGTTCGACCTTTTTCGTGATCATTCCGCTGGCGATCGCTCTGGAGAACGTCGATGAAACGTGA